In the Staphylococcus sp. IVB6240 genome, one interval contains:
- a CDS encoding DUF960 family protein encodes MNRYITRGIANNLSPTLQHQIWDLVLQKDTNQSNEQEPLDYFHIFQFIMHQQKLFIRHTQENPEYFQYTKANDNHQVNISKVYVIREDDVDFSYYVMLLPEEY; translated from the coding sequence ATGAATAGATATATTACACGTGGTATTGCCAATAACTTATCCCCCACCTTACAACATCAAATATGGGACCTCGTCCTACAAAAAGATACCAACCAATCGAACGAACAAGAACCCTTGGACTATTTTCATATCTTTCAGTTTATTATGCATCAACAAAAGCTTTTTATAAGACATACTCAAGAAAATCCCGAATACTTTCAATATACAAAAGCAAATGACAATCATCAGGTAAACATTAGTAAAGTCTACGTCATCCGAGAGGACGATGTAGACTTTTCTTATTATGTAATGTTACTACCCGAAGAATACTAA
- a CDS encoding DUF1643 domain-containing protein, translating to MKHIQSTLETEAIFSDDGQHRYLLKKTWDASKSTCTVITMYPHYDGVTSLDLTNVLVLNALSSNAKLGAIYFVNLFSNISSSGNIKHIQSPYDKHTDIHLMKSISEADEIILAYGAYAKRPVVEQRVQTILEMLKPHKKKVKKLINPETNEIMHPLNPKARQKWHLKPF from the coding sequence ATGAAACATATCCAATCCACACTCGAAACCGAAGCTATTTTTAGTGATGACGGGCAACATCGTTATCTACTCAAAAAGACATGGGACGCATCAAAATCTACGTGCACCGTTATTACAATGTATCCTCATTATGATGGGGTAACCTCTTTAGATCTAACGAACGTATTAGTCCTCAATGCATTATCAAGTAACGCCAAGTTAGGCGCTATTTATTTTGTTAATCTTTTTTCAAATATCTCTTCCTCCGGAAATATAAAACATATTCAGTCGCCTTATGACAAGCATACAGATATTCATTTAATGAAAAGTATTTCAGAAGCTGATGAGATTATATTGGCTTATGGCGCTTACGCCAAACGTCCAGTGGTCGAGCAACGTGTTCAAACGATATTAGAGATGTTGAAACCCCATAAGAAAAAAGTGAAAAAACTTATAAATCCTGAAACAAACGAAATTATGCATCCACTCAATCCAAAAGCAAGACAAAAATGGCATTTAAAACCCTTCTAA
- a CDS encoding SAUGI family uracil-DNA glycosylase inhibitor, whose product MTLEQQLKHYITNLFNLPKEEKWECESIEEVADDILPDQYVRLGPLSNKILQTYTYYSDTLHESNIYPFILYHQKQLIAIGYIDENHDMDFLYLHNTIMPLLDQRYLLTGGQ is encoded by the coding sequence TATAACCAACTTATTCAACCTACCAAAGGAAGAAAAGTGGGAATGTGAATCCATCGAGGAAGTCGCTGATGATATTCTACCTGATCAATACGTAAGACTTGGCCCACTCAGTAATAAAATACTTCAAACCTATACCTACTACTCTGATACACTTCATGAAAGTAATATCTACCCGTTCATCCTCTACCATCAGAAACAACTCATAGCTATCGGCTATATCGATGAAAATCACGATATGGATTTCTTATACCTACACAACACTATCATGCCCCTTTTGGATCAACGATACTTACTAACAGGAGGACAATAA